From the genome of Brachionichthys hirsutus isolate HB-005 chromosome 9, CSIRO-AGI_Bhir_v1, whole genome shotgun sequence:
CTGCATCTTATATACTGTAGATGGACTTGGCTGTTAGAATGTTTTTGGGCCAGCAGGGGTGAATATCTAGGAGATGGGGCATTGACCCTGCAGCACAGTGTGTATAAATAGCTTTACTGTACGgaacttcacttcctgctgcgGCTGAGTGTTTCGAGAGGTCTTTTCCCACCTGATTCCGTAATAATCTGTTGGCAGCAGCTgataaatattgcattttgtCAATAAATCTAATACAGATTATTTAGTTTATAAATTTGCTTCACCTTTTAAACCTCTATACCGCAGGATTAAGGCAGATCCAGATTGGCATACtatccaaaaaaacaaacgggAATATGAAGGACTTGATTTCAGGATACTGTTGTTCTTCAAGAGGACTTCTTCCAATTTGGGAAGTTGATTAACTCCTTCCAAGGTTACTATTAAGTTGTTATCAGCCTCCAAAACCTGAAAGTGTGACGTAatattgaagaagaagaaaaataattatttgcctCTTTGTAATCTGGTGTGGAACACTCAAAGTAAACTATGGTGGATTCTGATTGCAGCTTTATCACCTCAAGGCACTGCAACATGGCAAACTGAGGAGGCAGCCGATCCAGCCGATTAGAAGACAGATCGATATGGGTGACCAACAACAGCTGGTCCAGGTGGCATAAGGAGGTCAAGTTCTGTTTAAACAACACAGGAGAGCAAAACCTTCTCAGCTACATGAAAGAATGCTTCAAAATTATTTCATGTTAAGCATCAGAATGTTTTCTTTATCATTCTGAACCAACCTTGTCAGAAATACTGAAGACACGGACTTCGGCGTACTCCATTTTCAGGATGGTGTTCTCGATCATAAACTTGCTACACAGGTCACTGTAATACGCGGCGCGCATGGAATCCActtcctgagagagagagaaagagcccCCAGTTCATAGTATGTCTATTTTCTGGTCAGCTCATACACTGTAATACAGTTAGTACCCACTTTCAGCGTTAGAAAATGAGCAAGCATCTCCTTTTCATATCCCAGAGGGTCTAGCGCCCTCATGAGGAGGACGATGGTCAGTAAACACCCTGTCGAGACAAGCGGAATGttacatgaaaacataatgaagagcagcagcagcaagttcTCTATTATTATGTGGTGCTGGTGAGTTTGTTAAGTAAAGAGACAGGAGCCATGTGGACGTTCTGCATTAAAGCACACTTACACTTGTTGAGTGGCTCCAGTTCTTGCAGCTGATTGCAGGACTGCAGCTCCGACTGCAACACTGAGGTCTTTTCTACCGAGAGCTCACTCCTACAGATGAAGTTACAGtacttaaaaaaatatatgtcaaTAACTCCACAATGCAATCCTTTTTCTCCCAAGGCAATACCTGAAAAGTCCCTGCTCTGTAGCAGAGTCCCGACACCAGCCCTCAGCTCGCCCTTTGGAAGTTAAAAAGTTCACAGTGTAAGAAAGCTGGAGGAAAAGTGCATGGGAACTGATCCTACGTGAAGATGCACAGAATGCGTCACCTGTGTACAGATTACAGTCTTTGCGAATGTGTTTTTCAGTCCAGTGCACAGTCATGTTGTGCTCATTTGTGATGTTGCTTATGGTTCCAGGAGGAAGATCGCAGATCTGACATCGCGTTAAGTTAAACACTTCTGTAATTATCCTAAACCGGTTTTAGCCATTCCGGTTGACAACAATTCTACAAACAAGTTAATTATATTTCCAAATTTCCCTTATGATCATTCTAGATTTaaatcacttttcttttttttttctttatgatCATAACAGGCAGGACAAAAAGTGAATCCTTATAGAATTCTTCTGACAAAACTACGTGTCCTCTGTGTCATTGTGGGCTGACGACTTTGACAAGATATAAGAAGACAGGAGGTCTGACTTAACATCTATGTTAAAGGAAGCAGTAACATTCCATTAAGCACACTGATGATAAAACTCTTCTTCATGCACATACTGGACGTACCACCGTTATCTCAGCATGTCAGTCATATGTGAAGACTGGCCGAAGAATGTAGAGCCGGTTCAACCTGCAGCACATAGTGCCGCTCGTTTATACCAGCCAATGGAAAAGGATACCCACACAGCGCTGCGTTTCAAGTGAGGATGAACGCTCCTCCACTCCACTCTCTGAGGCTGACCATCGAGGACCAGCAGCAGGCCGACAGACGGCGCCTAACGGAACGGAGGCAGGAAAAGAGGTCACCTATTTACACACAGTTTTAAAACACTTAAATTACAGTTTTAGAATTCATCATGgagagcttttctttctttgacaaaAAATGCCTTCTCATCCTTCCGATCTCAGGAGTTGTTTTCTCATATCAGCGATCACATCTCTGTGCATGCACCGCCCATTTTAACAGGCTATTTAAAAGGTTTATAAAACAGTTTTCTTcccataaaaacaaaattattgcACATTAGCATGCAATTTGCTACTctcattgtaaataaataacaatgaGAATACTAAACCAATCTACTAGGAGACGTATAAGACACTAAGAGGACTTAAGTAAGATGTGGATAGGAATAATAATTCTTGTTTTTGGTATGTGTTGTGCTGATGTTTGTGAGGACACTGCATTATGAGTGACAGCATGCTTTTAGTTGGGAGACATAAAATGTGGCGCACATTAACAGGCCTGGAGAAGGCGACAGCCACTCTCTCCTCATCCCGACTGACATGCACACAGCTAATCATCTCCTCCCGTTCCGCTGttgaaaagacagaaaatgtaGGATTACGCAACTTGTATTTGATAACAAAGGACAGTAAATCAATTATTCGGTAAAGACAGATTGACATACCTCTTCCAAGCAGCCAGCGATAGTAGAACCAAGCACTCTGGTCATTTGGGTCAGTGAAGAAAGCATTCTGTACAAGCTcatattctaaaaaaaacaaaacaaaaaaaacataattggGTTCAATTAGAAGCAAAAACTGCTGAACTGCACATCAAACCATCTGCCGGATCCTGAATGCAGCCAGTGTGAAGCCTCAGACTGCCCCCTGCCGGTCGCTTTAAGGCACTGCTGACTAAACAATCAAGCTACTCCATTGCATAGCTGTTGTTTCTTTAAAGTCTACCTTTAAGGAGTTGCTCCTCACAGACACGATGGGAGTGGGTTTGCGGAGAAGGTGGAAGGGAGGAGTGGGAAGCCTCACGGCATGGAGACGGGGGCTCAGGAGACTCTGGGTGAAGCAGCGGCAATAAGGTGCTTCGATAGTGCCAGCTCGAGTAGTTGGAGAAGTTAGAGCCAATAAGACGATCCGTGAACCCCAATTCCTGATTGACAGGCACACCAAACGACTTCACAACCATCCTGCGATAATCCCAGCAATGAACTGGTGAAGATGGGAGAACACAGAGCGACACATCAAAGGAAACACTCCAGTGGCGTTCTTGGTTCGGATTACATTTTGAGTGAATTATCCAGATGCCTAGACATTTCACACGTTACTCACAGTTGCGGTCATCCAGGCTGAGGCAGCGATCACAAAGGCTCAGCTCCCTGGCCCAGTTTGGTCGAGGCAAGCGTGCCGAGACCCAACCTCGGTGATGCCAGCTGCCGTAGGACTTAGGGTTCACCTTCAGGCACGACTCCAGAAACAACAGCTCAGCTTCATAAACCTTTTGCACTTCATCCTCGTTCCTGGAGCAGAAGAAACAAATCTGGTCAAATATGTGATGCGTTACCATTCAGGAAGTGTCACGCTGACAATCTGTAGTTGATGAGAACAGATAAATATCTAACTTCACAGTCTCCAGGTGCAAAAGAATCTCTCTTCTGTAGTTCCAGAGCGTTGCGAAGTCAGGGTTGGATGACAGAAGCTGTTGGGTCAGCTGGAGTGCTTCGTCGTCACAGacaccctccctcctctgccacACGGGCCAATGGCGGTGGCGTGAGGCAAATACACAGAGCGGCAACCGGGACGGCAGACAGGTTGAGAATTGAGAAGAAAATGTTCAACAAGCTCCAACAATGACCATCTTAATGCAGCACAATATTTGTCACGTGAAGTATACTAGAGCTAAATGATGAGGCTGTTTTTATTATAGGTCAGTCCACCTCCATGCATAACTAGCATGGTGAGCTAGGAAAGGTTTGGTATGTGGTGCATTATACGTTATATAAACCAATAGCAAAGTGTAACCATAAAGAACCTTAGAAAAACAAGCATCTCGTGCAGCCACGTATATCTTCAGTTTCTTCTCGcgctcctttcttttctcctcctcctgctgtgctGTGGTTTTAACCTTCACTCGGCCATGCTGTTGAAGAATGCacaaagcaaaatgtaaaacGAGTAGGGTTCACTCTGAGGGCTAAAGGTCAGAAATTACTGCATTAATCTATAAAGTATGAACACTATATCAGAACTCTATATTTAAAAAGGGTTGGCATCTATTATTAATGTCTTAccatccttcctgtttgtgatgGTGTCCACAAATGTCCGTTTATAATAGCAAAGGAGTGTTTTTCAAGGTTGATCCTGGATGACGTCCACGtgaacagacacagacagagagagagagagagagcgagaggttGAAGTCAGGCATCACAACATTGTAAGTTCGGTCGTGAGCTGGTCATCGTGTCAGTCAGTTTGCAGGTTAGAATAGATCCATCTTAGGTTAGCCTGCCAATTAGCTCTCAAATCAATCACCTAATTCAAGCCAGggtagaataaaaataataatttcattacTGCTGAAGGTAAACAACAGACGCCTCACCTGTTGACCTCTTTAAACACCCTCCGTATTCGGGACTTGAGTTTTAAGTTTGGAAAAACAAGGTATTCAGGTTGTAGCTTGAAATGTCATGTCACTTCCAGAATCTCTAATGCTACAATTTTACTTCCGCTTCACTTCCGTCGCGTGCTGATGACGTCAGATTTCTCGCGTTTCTCCCGAAGGACACGTTAAAATTAGATATTACAGACAATACCCTTTTCAATGCAGGATTTTCACTCACTGTTAAAGTTTATGTGCGGAAATCGACTGGAATTCACCAAAGAGTGATTTCGCAAACGGAAATGAATGAGAGTAAATTGAGCTAaagtgtaaaatatatattttcatctaTTTCTGCACACAAAAAAGCCTAAATGAGATTGTATTTTATGCAAACAACAGTCTTGATTAGCCTATATGTCAgaactgaaatgaaaaatactattgtatttgtaaaaaaaaaattaaaagccacattttttcagtcattttaatACAGAAAGTGTATGAAACACAGTTTATTCTGCGGAATTGTAAAGATGAAAATTCCTTAATGAACAAACCGTGAGCAAACAGATGCAATAAAGAATATTGAATACTGAGAGATCTGTCTGGAAAAAAGTCACATGGCCAGAATGATCTTAAATCCAATTGATGatcatccatccagccattaatccattttcttgtagatgagacgctTGATCCTCctcgcgggtcacgggtgttgctggagcctattccaggtGACtatatgggcgagaggcggggtacatccgGAATGCTTCACCAGCACATCTCGgggggccacacaaagacagacagacaaaccactcatgcacacagTTTGTAAAAGTTTTACAACTTTTTGGTAAAACTCTCCTTGACTTTATCATTTGTTTCTATTTATGCTGAATAGTTTAGAAGCTTTTTTCACCTGTGCCTAATTGTGGCTTTGCTTGTTGGCAGAATTCAGCAAAAACTATTCCACcaatttttaaatacattgGTGGGTGTGGGGGGCCATGGGCCACGAAAGAACCTTTCATATTTCGGTCTCCCCTGGATAAAAGGCTGCTTCTTGGAAGATGGAAAACTTGACACCAGTCAATTTTTGCTCCACATGTGACGTAATAGAAAGTGACTCTTTGAccaaatgtcatgttttcactcattttgtGAAGCAGCTTTCTTGGTTTGATGATAATACATTTTGTTAGGAAACTTGCAAAGAAACCTTCACAGAAGAAAGTATTCAGGAGGTGTTCTGAGGGTCGTAACCTCATCAGGTGTCTGCTGCTTCTGATGTCTGACAGTCAAGGAATGCTTTTGTAGA
Proteins encoded in this window:
- the rabggta gene encoding geranylgeranyl transferase type-2 subunit alpha — translated: MHGRVKVKTTAQQEEEKRKEREKKLKIYVAARDACFSKRREGVCDDEALQLTQQLLSSNPDFATLWNYRREILLHLETVKNEDEVQKVYEAELLFLESCLKVNPKSYGSWHHRGWVSARLPRPNWARELSLCDRCLSLDDRNFHCWDYRRMVVKSFGVPVNQELGFTDRLIGSNFSNYSSWHYRSTLLPLLHPESPEPPSPCREASHSSLPPSPQTHSHRVCEEQLLKEYELVQNAFFTDPNDQSAWFYYRWLLGRAEREEMISCVHVSRDEERVAVAFSRPVNAPSVGLLLVLDGQPQRVEWRSVHPHLKRSAVWICDLPPGTISNITNEHNMTVHWTEKHIRKDCNLYTGRAEGWCRDSATEQGLFRSELSVEKTSVLQSELQSCNQLQELEPLNKWCLLTIVLLMRALDPLGYEKEMLAHFLTLKEVDSMRAAYYSDLCSKFMIENTILKMEYAEVRVFSISDKNLTSLCHLDQLLLVTHIDLSSNRLDRLPPQFAMLQCLEVLEADNNLIVTLEGVNQLPKLEEVLLKNNSILKSTDLRPLASCPKLKRLDLRGNPVTQMANVESDLAELLPSVTDLLL